In one Neodiprion lecontei isolate iyNeoLeco1 unplaced genomic scaffold, iyNeoLeco1.1 ptg000107l, whole genome shotgun sequence genomic region, the following are encoded:
- the LOC124296040 gene encoding uncharacterized protein F54H12.2-like → MAFLHAHSGECMKSELDLFSLPPTQTSIEAGQWVHYKPVSSLTDDSPIEFVVPGNGDEYIDLAHTMLSVRVKLQPSAPTPPAGEGNAATPHAAPVNNLLHSMFNQVDIFFNQKLVSPANNSYAYRAYIETLLNYAPPAKKPHLSSALWYDSEDGVSDVYDADAVGADRGFIERKRIMSNARTVDLIGHLHCDVFNQDKFLINGVELRLRLVRLRDSFCIMEAENRHKLHILETSLLVRRMKISPGILLAHARTLAKGTAKYPVTRVEVKSFTIHAGVQAETLDNVILGQLPKRVIIGFVSNKAFNGDRQRNLFNFQNYSLNFLSLYVDGVQVPPKPLQMSFGKDDLYVDAYHTLFSGTGIHFLNEGNGIGRQQFAKGNCLLAFDLTPDLSANCTSHWSLIKHGTLRVEVRFDDTLKETVNCLVYAEFENLIEVDAARQVITDFSG, encoded by the coding sequence ATGGCCTTCCTGCACGCGCACTCGGGTGAATGTATGAAGTCGGAACTGGATTTGTTTTCTCTACCACCAACGCAGACGTCTATTGAGGCTGGTCAATGGGTACACTACAAGCCCGTATCATCTCTAACCGACGATTCCCCGATTGAATTTGTTGTACCTGGAAACGGTGATGAGTACATCGATTTGGCACACACTATGCTTAGCGTACGAGTGAAGCTACAACCGTCTGCTCCTACCCCACCAGCAGGCGAAGGCAACGCGGCTACACCGCATGCTGCTCCGGTAAACAATCTGCTTCACTCGATGTTCAATCAAGTCGATATATTCTTCAATCAAAAACTAGTCTCGCCAGCCAACAACTCTTACGCCTATCGAGCATATATAGAGACTCTACTGAATTACGCACCCCCCGCCAAAAAACCCCATCTTTCTTCGGCTCTATGGTACGACAGCGAGGATGGAGTATCGGATGTATACGACGCCGACGCCGTCGGTGCTGACCGAGGTTTCATCGAACGCAAACGGATCATGAGCAATGCACGTACCGTTGATCTGATTGGACATCTGCACTGTGACGTATTTAATCaagacaaatttttaatcaacggAGTGGAACTGCGTCTTCGACTTGTGAGATTAAGAGACAGTTTTTGCATCATGGAAGCCGAAAATCGCCACAAGCTGCACATACTGGAAACTTCACTGCTCGTTCGCCGAATGAAGATCAGCCCTGGAATCTTGCTGGCGCACGCACGGACGCTAGCCAAAGGTACGGCAAAATATCCCGTAACCAGAGTCGAGGTGAAGTCTTTCACCATACACGCAGGAGTACAGGCAGAAACACTGGACAATGTCATACTCGGACAACTACCGAAACGAGTGATAATCGGTTTTGTCAGCAATAAAGCCTTCAACGGCGACAGACAGCGCaatctgtttaattttcaaaactactCTTTGAATTTCCTGTCGTTGTACGTCGACGGGGTGCAAGTCCCACCCAAGCCGCTACAGATGAGTTTTGGCAAAGACGATCTCTACGTGGACGCTTATCACACCCTCTTCTCCGGTACGGGGATTCATTTTCTGAACGAAGGAAACGGTATCGGCCGGCAGCAGTTCGCCAAAGGAAATTGTCTATTGGCTTTTGACCTAACCCCCGATCTCTCAGCCAACTGTACATCGCACTGGTCGCTCATCAAACATGGAACTCTCAGGGTCGAAGTGCGGTTCGACGATACTCTCAAAGAAACTGTTAATTGCCTAGTGTAcgctgaatttgaaaatcttatTGAAGTTGATGCTGCACGTCAGGTCATTACAGATTTTTCGGGCtaa